Proteins from one Amycolatopsis benzoatilytica AK 16/65 genomic window:
- a CDS encoding FadR/GntR family transcriptional regulator, protein MKFEPVAPVRAYERIVEQIEEAVVSGRLKPGERLPGERELMIQFGVGRSTVREALRVLQAAELIRSRPGDPRGPEVLAASPGALQRSMHRLARAEHVGLAELLQFRMVLDGASHLLAAQLRTDEDLTALAAALAGMASANGYEEFSRADVAFHDVIARVSRNPLLVVSGEVVRGVVLELIEDKLSHADDRGTLMRSWLRHHEEVLNAIRAADGASAARLARQALYDNYAEYVPEEQRALLTPLLT, encoded by the coding sequence ATGAAGTTCGAACCGGTGGCTCCGGTCCGCGCCTACGAGCGGATCGTGGAGCAGATCGAGGAGGCCGTGGTCAGCGGCCGGCTCAAGCCCGGTGAACGGCTGCCCGGGGAGCGCGAGCTGATGATCCAGTTCGGAGTCGGCCGATCGACCGTGCGGGAGGCGCTGCGCGTGCTGCAGGCGGCCGAGCTGATCCGGTCCCGGCCGGGCGACCCGCGCGGGCCCGAGGTGCTCGCCGCGTCGCCGGGCGCGCTGCAGCGGTCGATGCACCGGCTGGCCCGGGCGGAACACGTCGGCCTGGCCGAGCTGTTGCAGTTCCGCATGGTGCTGGACGGCGCGTCGCATCTGCTGGCCGCGCAGCTGCGCACCGACGAGGATTTGACCGCGCTCGCCGCGGCGCTGGCCGGAATGGCGTCCGCCAACGGATATGAGGAATTCAGCCGCGCGGACGTCGCATTCCATGACGTAATAGCCCGCGTTTCCCGGAATCCGTTGCTCGTTGTGAGCGGCGAAGTGGTCCGCGGCGTCGTGCTGGAATTGATCGAGGACAAGCTCAGCCACGCCGACGACCGCGGCACGCTGATGCGCTCCTGGCTGCGCCACCACGAAGAGGTGCTGAACGCGATCCGCGCCGCCGACGGAGCATCGGCGGCGCGGCTGGCGCGGCAAGCGCTGTACGACAACTACGCGGAGTACGTGCCGGAAGAGCAGCGCGCGCTGCTCACCCCGCTGCTGACCTGA